In one Vicugna pacos chromosome 22, VicPac4, whole genome shotgun sequence genomic region, the following are encoded:
- the ANKRD24 gene encoding ankyrin repeat domain-containing protein 24: MTAGAIDLGADAGGILSQAPTQDHFPRQLRLSPTDLGSCPPCGPCPIPKPAARGRRQSQDWGKSDERLLQAVENSDATRVAALIVRKGLVPTKLDPEGKSAFHLAAMRGAASCLEVMLAHGANVMSTDGAGYNALHLAAKYGHPQCLKQLLQASCAVDTVDSSGWTALHHAVAGGCISCSEMLCSFKAHLNPRDRLGTTPLIIAAQMCHTDLCRLLLQQGAAANDQDLQGRTALMLACEGASPETVAVLLQGGAQPGITDALGQDATHYGALAGDKLILHLLQEAAQRPSPASEDDSGEASSQNSVSSHEKQGAPKKRKAPQPPASIPVPDDQDAYEEIVRLRQERGRLLQKIRGLEQHQERRKQELPEAEASSLHSLERQVQELQQLLAEKQEEKESLGREVESLQSRLSLLENERENTSYDVATLQDEEGELSDFPGAEALLSKQISPSARELLAALQEQVAALTRQNQELMEKVQILENFEKDEMEADGLAEVIPLALYDSLRAEFDQLRRQHAKALQALEQQEAREAPGEDEAAPGEGKGLGAKTIRNGPMETELNGTAAPEIRVNGAQTTDEEAAGAETMGARSLEAASTVAEATETGGEGAEALETKAMESEVTGMKTLEEGGNPEAKAAGAGATNMKAEEPEMKANGVGAVGEELTGTQTRKMEATGLEATTSRVPTGPVLHPGAAEASEKLQAELETRIRSLEEALRQREWEAAAELEAAHGKCEAAEAEAGRLRERVREAEGTGTCGGGGGGGDTAQLRAALEQAREDLRARDCRLRELEAASARLDEARAGRLLAEEEARGLRAELARREEARLEQSRELEALRGQLAAASAAGEQQRAAAAELGRARDAAEARAAELAAACEEARRGLAELREASEALRQAAVPACEHLRLQEEALALRGRAAGLEQEAVAAGREAARLRAELDRERAGSVARLEHERVVAALQADVARLEAQLEELARRHEKTSAEVFQVQREALFMKSERHAAEAQLAAAEQQLRGLRTEAERARQAQSRAQEALEKAKEKDKKITELSKEVFSLKEALKDQPAAIGASEVEALRGQVKALQERLEEAARDHSAVVALYRSHLLYAIQGQMDEDVQRILSQILQMQRLQAQGR; encoded by the exons ATGACAGCCGGGGCCATAGACCTGGGGGCAGATGCTGGGGGGATACTCTCTCAGGCCCCCACCCAGGACCACTTCCCCCGGCAGCTGCGGCTCAGCCCCACTGACCTTGGCTCCTGCCCGCCCTGCGGCCCCTGCCCCATCCCAAAGCCTGCAGCCAGAGGCAGGCGCCAG agccaggactgggGCAAAAGTGACGAGCGGCTGCTGCAGGCTGTGGAGAACAGTGATGCCACACGAGTGGCTGCCCTCATTGTCCGCAAGGGGCTGGTGCCCACGAAGCTGGATCCCGAGGGCAAGTCCGC ATTCCACCTGGCGGCCATGAGAGGTGCAGCCAGCTGTCTAGAGGTGATGCTGGCACACGGCGCCAATGTCATGAGCACGGATGGGGCAG GTTACAATGCCCTCCACCTGGCCGCCAAGTATGGGCACCCACAGTGCTTGAAGCAACTGCTACAG GCATCCTGCGCGGTGGATACTGTGGACAGCAGTGGGTGGACGGCCCTTCATCATGCAG TGGCTGGTGGCTGCATCTCCTGCTCAGAAATGCTCTGCTCTTTCAAAGCACATCTGAATCCCCGAGATCGG TTGGGTACAACACCCCTCATCATAGCAGCTCAGATGTGTCACACAGATCTGTGCCGCCTCCTCCTGCAGCAAGGGGCTGCTGCGAATGACCAGGACCTGCAGGGCAG GACGGCCCTGATGCTGGCCTGTGAGGGGGCCAGCCCCGAAACAGTGGCGGTGCTGCTGCAGGGCGGGGCCCAGCCGGGCATCACCGATGCGCTGGGCCAGGACGCTACTCACTACGGCGCCCTGGCGGGGGACAAGCTCATCCTGCACCTCCTGCAAGAGGCAGCCCAGCGCCCGTCACCAGCCAGCG AGGACGACTCAGGCGAGGCATCATCTCAG AACTCTGTGTCTAGCCATGAGAAGCAAGGGGCTCCCAAGAAGCGGAAGGCACCTCAGCCCCCAGCCAGTATCCCTGTGCCG GACGATCAGGATGCCTATGAGGAGATCGTACGGCTGCGACAGGAGAGGGGCCGCCTGCTGCAGAAGATCCGGGGCCTGGAGCAGCACCAGGAGCGCAGGAAGCAGGAG CTACCAGAGGCAGAGGCCAGCTCCCTCCACAGCCTGGAGAGACAG GTGCAAGAGCTACAGCAGCTGCTGGCGGagaagcaggaggagaaggagagtcTGGGACGGGAGGTGGAAAGTTTGCAGAGCAGGCTGTCCCTACTGGAG AATGAACGGGAGAACACCAGCTATGATGTGGCCACGCTGCAGGATGAGGAGGGGGAGTTGTCCGACTTCCCAG GGGCCGAGGCGCTGCTCTCCAAGCAGATAAGCCCGTCGGCCCGGGAGCTCTTGGCCGCGCTGCAGGAGCAGGTGGCTGCACTTACCAGACAGAACCAGGAGCTGATGGAGAAGGTCCAg ATCCTGGAAAACTTTGAGAAGGACGAGATGGAGGCTGACGGCTTGGCCGAGGTCATCCCTTTGGCTCTCTATGACTCTCTCCGGGCTGAGTTTGACCAGCTTCGCAGGCAGCACGCCAAGGCCCTGCAGGCGCTGGAGCAGCAGGAAGCACGGGAGGCCCCTGGGGAAGACGAGGCAGCCCCTGGGGAAGGCAAAGGCTTGGGAGCCAAGACCATCAGAAACGGGCCAATGGAAACGGAGCTGAACGGCACTGCAGCTCCGGAAATCAGGGTTAACGGGGCCCAGACCACAGACGAGGAGGCTGCAGGAGCTGAAACCATGGGAGCCAGGTCTTTGGAAGCAGCATCCACGGTGGCTGAGGCCACGGAAACAGGGGGTGAGGGGGCCGAGGCTTTGGAAACAAAGGCCATggagagtgaggtcacaggaaTGAAAACTCTCGAAGAAGGAGGAAACCCGGAAGCAAAGGCCGCAGGAGCAGGGGCCACAAATATGAAAGCAGAGGAACCAGAAATGAAGGCCAATGGAGTGGGTGCTGTGGGGGAAGAGCTCACCGGCACACAGACCAGAAAAATGGAGGCCACAGGACTGGAGGCCACGACCTCCAGGGTCCCCACAGGCCCCGTCCTGCACCCTGGTGCTGCCGAGGCCTCGGAGAAGTTGCAGGCCGAGCTGGAGACCAGGATCCGCAGCTTGGAGGAGGCGCTGCGGCAGCGGGAGTGGGAGGCAGCGGCCGAGCTGGAGGCGGCGCACGGCAAGTGCGAGGCGGCCGAGGCCGAGGCGGGCCGCCTGAGGGAGCGGGTGCGTGAGGCCGAGGGCACCGGGacctgcggcggcggcggcggcggcggggacaCGGCCCAGCTGCGGGCGGCCCTGGAGCAGGCCCGGGAGGACCTCCGGGCCCGGGACTGCCGCCTCCGGGAGCTGGAGGCGGCCTCGGCCCGGCTGGACGAGGCCCGGGCCGGCCGGCTGCTGGCCGAGGAGGAGGCCCGGGGCCTGCGGGCGGAGCTGGCCCGGCGGGAGGAGGCGCGGCTGGAGCAGAGCCGGGAGCTGGAGGCGCTGCGGGGGCAGCTGGCCGCCGCCTCGGCCGCCGGGGAGCAGCAGCGGGCCGCGGCCGCCGAGCTGGGCCGGGCGCGGGACGCGGCCGAGGCCCGCGCCGCTGAGCTGGCCGCCGCCTGCGAGGAGGCCCGGCGCGGGCTGGCGGAGCTGCGCGAGGCCTCCGAGGCGCTGCGCCAGGCGGCCGTGCCGGCCTGCGAGCACCTGCGGCTGCAGGAGGAGGCGCTGGcgctgcgcggccgcgccgccggCCTGGAGCAGGAGGCGGTGGCCGCGGGCAGGGAGGCCGCGCGGCTGCGGGCCGAGCTGGACCGCGAGCGCGCGGGCAGCGTGGCCCGCCTGGAGCACGAGCGCGTCGTGGCCGCGCTGCAGGCCGACGTGGCCCGGCTGGAGGCGCAGCTGGAGGAGCTGGCGCGGCGCCACGAGAAGACGAGCGCCGAGGTCTTCCAG GTGCAGCGGGAGGCGCTGTTCATGAAGAGTGAACGGCACGCGGCTGAGGCCCAGCTGGCTGCGGCGGAGCAGCAGCTGCGCGGGCTGCGGACCGAGGCTGAGCGGGCACGCCAGGCCCAGAGCCGCGCGCAGGAGGCCCTGGAGAAGGCCAAGGAGAAGGACAAGAAG ATCACTGAGCTCTCCAAGGAAGTCTTCAGTCTAAAGGAGGCACTGAAGGACCAGCCGGCGGCCATAGGCGCTTCCGAGGTGGAGGCCCTCCGTGGCCAGGTGAAGGCTCTGCAGGAGCGGCTGGAG GAAGCTGCCAGGGACCACAGTGCAGTGGTGGCTTTGTATAGGAGCCACCTCCTCTACGCCATTCAG GGTCAGATGGACGAAGATGTGCAGCGGATTCTGAGCCAGATCCTGCAGATGCAAAGACTCCAGGCCCAGGGCCGCTGA